A genome region from Camelina sativa cultivar DH55 chromosome 10, Cs, whole genome shotgun sequence includes the following:
- the LOC104720376 gene encoding uncharacterized protein LOC104720376 has protein sequence MSLLLAQPSKFCFRRPVLVRSSPHLSNALPSLMLQSHCHSLVLICADPCKVPGKIIIRRSGLSFHKGISFEELVRKLDEEDEKDNKLRRDLYKEMGTMGPSNGWLPTLKNGVLILREVNINSVTDPKSILLPPLVTLPYCQTQYITKVAMSSSFPEEEDCVVAVKFLGPQLSFCRPAQSNSEWVNVRMTDPCFFSSPVMYSKKDNMFRIAGSGGHLIGWDLHNPSNNPKLQNLRFQNLPKLSETKRDLLYSCSTSEHLVESVTTSETFMVKLYRKTAEIVEGVPRRKTEAIMVFRLDEEGNAVYTQDIGDQSIFLTNSEAFCVPSSSSNSCICRSNTVEFFYVDEHVRLFRLAKQKWDS, from the coding sequence ATGTCTTTGCTTCTCGCTCAGCCCTCGAAGTTCTGCTTTCGAAGACCTGTGTTGGTGAGATCCTCTCCTCATCTCTCTAATGCCCTCCCATCGTTGATGTTGCAAAGTCACTGTCATTCTCTTGTCTTGATCTGCGCTGATCCATGTAAAGTTCCCGGAAAAATCATCATTAGGAGGTCAGGTCTAAGTTTTCACAAAGGCATTTCTTTTGAAGAGTTGGTTAGAAAGTTggatgaggaagatgagaagGATAACAAGTTACGTAGAGATTTGTATAAGGAAATGGGAACGATGGGACCATCCAATGGATGGCTACCTACTTTGAAGAACGGCGTGTTGATTCTGCGAGAAGTAAATATAAACAGTGTCACAGATCCAAAAAGCATTTTGCTGCCTCCTCTTGTAACTCTGCCTTATTGCCAAACCCAATATATCACCAAAGTGGCCATGTCTTCGTCTTTCCCTGAAGAAGAGGACTGTGTTGTGGCTGTCAAGTTCTTGGGTCCTCAGCTCAGCTTTTGCAGACCGGCTCAAAGCAACTCCGAGTGGGTCAACGTCCGAATGACAGACCcctgcttcttctcctccccTGTCATGTATTCCAAGAAAGATAACATGTTTCGCATAGCCGGCTCTGGAGGCCACCTCATCGGATGGGATCTCCACAACCCTAGCAACAACCCAAAGTTGCAGAACTTGCGGTTTCAAAACCTTCCCAAGTTGTCCGAGACAAAACGAGACCTTTTGTATTCGTGCTCCACAAGCGAACACTTGGTGGAGTCAGTAACCACCAGTGAAACTTTCATGGTTAAGTTGTACAGGAAGACCGCAGAGATCGTCGAAGGTGTTCCGAGAAGGAAAACAGAAGCAATAATGGTGTTCAGGCTAGACGAAGAAGGAAACGCTGTTTACACTCAAGACATCGGAGATCAAAGCATTTTCCTCACAAATTCTGAAGCTTTCTGTGTCCCTTCTTCGAGCTCCAATTCCTGCATTTGTCGATCTAACACGGTCGAATTCTTCTATGTTGACGAACATGTCAGACTATTCAGGCTGGCGAAGCAAAAGTGGGATTCTTAG
- the LOC104720377 gene encoding uncharacterized protein LOC104720377: MSSFPSDVIDSSNTNTLHTVNMSNVTKLTASNFLMWNREIRALLAGYGLAGYLDGTTPAPASTVTTNGASTVNPDYTLWFSLFCLKHPPLLRSGVFSPLPMLAQVGVTLSISVNKSATGRRAPDQLMNTFKGLFLGLISLHFLGIDYVLAGLPEDYKPVVYQIDGRDTPPSIATLHEKLINYELKLLFQVLSRR, translated from the exons atGTCGTCTTTTCCATCTGATGTCATTGATTCTTCTAATACTAATACACTACACACCGTCAACATGTCAAACGTGACCAAGTTAACTGCTTCCAATTTTTTGATGTGGAATCGCGAGATTCGTGCATTGCTCGCCGGCTACGGTCTCGCCGGTTACCTTGACGGCACTACTCCTGCACCAGCTTCTACCGTCACCACAAATGGTGCTTCTACGGTCAATCCTGATTACACCTTATGG TTCAGCCTATTTTGTCTTAAACATCCACCTCTGCTGAGATCTGGAGTCTTCTCTCCTCTACCTATGCTCGCCCAAGTTGGGGTCACATTAAGCATATCCGTGAACAAATCCGCAACTGGAAGAAGGGCTCCCGATCAGTTGATGAATACGTTCAAGGGTTTGTTTCTCGGTTTGATCAGCTTGCACTTCTTGGGAATCGATTATGTTCTCGCTGGCCTTCCGGAAGACTACAAACCTGTAGTTTATCAGATTGATGGCCGTGACACACCTCCATCCATAGCGACGCTGCATGAGAAGTTGATCAACTATGAGTTGAAACTTCTCTTCCAAGTTCTGTCTCGTCGTTAG